A stretch of the Leopardus geoffroyi isolate Oge1 chromosome B2, O.geoffroyi_Oge1_pat1.0, whole genome shotgun sequence genome encodes the following:
- the DYNLT2 gene encoding dynein light chain Tctex-type protein 2 has product MEKGGYGGKSAAVPAPHLQPPEPRKERRPSMFEKEAYAQILRERLRESFHDVQYVEPPFDDSIADLGKEWKSALAKLKFANSYRMEPLKKFQAHSVETKVQQILKESLKDVKYDDKVFSHLSLELADRILSAVKEFGYHRYKFIIKVLFIQKTGQAINVASRWIWDVAWDSWVAAKHETETYVALALVFALYCE; this is encoded by the exons ATGGAGAAGGGCGGTTACGGCGGGAAGTCGGCGGCGGTCCCGGCCCCTCACTTGCAGCCGCCGGAGCCTCGGAAGGAGAGGAGGCCCAGCATGTTCGAGAAGGAGGCA TATGCgcaaattttgagagaaagactgagagaaTCATTTCATGATGTTCAGTATGTAGAGCCTCCATTTGATGATTCAATTGCTGATTTAGGTAAAGAATGGAAGAGTGCCCTGGCAAAACTAAAGTTTGCTAATTCATATAGAATGGAGCCATTGAAAAAATTCCAAGCTCATTCCGTGGAAACTAAAGTCCAGCAGATATTAAAG gaaagtCTTAAAGATGTCAAATATGATGATAAAGTCTTCTCTCATTTGTCACTTGAATTAGCAGACCGCATATTGTCAGCGGTGAAAGAATTTGGGTACCACCGTTACAAGTTcattataaaagtattatttattcaaaagaccGGTCAGGCAATAAAT GTTGCCAGCAGATGGATCTGGGATGTGGCATGGGACAGCTGGGTTGCTGCGAAACATGAAACGGAAACGTACGTGGCCTTGGCCCTGGTGTTTGCTCTTTATTGTGAGTAG